A window of the Streptomyces sp. Ag109_O5-10 genome harbors these coding sequences:
- a CDS encoding Na+/H+ antiporter, translating to MDVMPLLLLVAGSAAIAGAARRTPVPAPLLLVAVGLMVSYVPGVPDYTLDPEIVLPLVLPPLLYKEGTESSYLDLRANIRPVALLSVGYVLFATFAVGWAAYLIVPGLPLPAALALGAVVAPTDAVAAAAIARRVGLPSRLTTILQGESLLNDATAITAYRVAVAAAVGEGASWTHGIAEFLLAAFGGVIVGVLLMVPIHWLRTHLKEPLLQNTLSLLIPFVAYSVAEQFHASGVLAVVVVALYLGHRAWEVDFATRLQEEAVWRMVAFLLESAVFALIGLQLPVVLKGLGAYEGIDAAWYAFALFLVVVAARFVWMYPAAFLPRLLSRRIREREDNPTWRSPTVTAWAAMRGVVSLAIAFSIPLTVHGGAPFPQRNLILFLTFTTVIGTLVVQGLTLAPLIRLMKFPARDAQAETLAEANAQAQASRAAEARLDELLADDRNALPPPLADGLRTVLERRRNAVWERLGQTNPVTGESVDDTYRRLSREMISAERAVFVRLRDHRYIDDEMLRTLLRRLDLEEAAAYREAE from the coding sequence ATGGACGTGATGCCACTGCTGTTGCTGGTGGCGGGGAGCGCCGCGATCGCCGGAGCGGCCCGGCGCACTCCGGTGCCCGCGCCGCTGCTGCTGGTCGCGGTCGGCCTGATGGTGTCGTACGTGCCCGGGGTCCCCGACTACACCCTCGACCCGGAGATCGTGCTGCCGCTGGTGCTGCCCCCGCTGCTGTACAAGGAGGGCACCGAGAGCTCGTACCTCGACCTGCGGGCGAACATCCGGCCGGTGGCGCTGCTCTCGGTCGGGTACGTGCTCTTCGCGACCTTCGCCGTCGGCTGGGCCGCGTATCTGATCGTGCCCGGGCTGCCGCTGCCCGCGGCGCTCGCGCTGGGTGCGGTCGTGGCGCCCACGGACGCGGTCGCGGCCGCCGCGATCGCCCGCCGGGTCGGCCTGCCGTCCCGGCTCACCACGATCCTCCAGGGCGAGTCCCTGCTGAACGACGCGACCGCGATCACCGCCTACCGGGTGGCCGTCGCGGCCGCCGTCGGCGAGGGCGCCTCCTGGACCCACGGCATCGCCGAGTTCCTGCTGGCCGCGTTCGGCGGTGTGATCGTCGGTGTACTGCTCATGGTGCCGATCCACTGGCTGCGCACGCATCTGAAGGAGCCGCTGCTCCAGAACACGCTGTCGCTGCTGATCCCGTTCGTCGCGTACAGCGTCGCCGAGCAGTTCCACGCCTCCGGCGTGCTGGCGGTCGTCGTGGTCGCCCTCTACCTCGGCCATCGCGCCTGGGAGGTCGACTTCGCCACCCGCCTCCAGGAGGAGGCCGTCTGGCGCATGGTGGCGTTCCTGCTGGAGTCGGCGGTCTTCGCGCTGATCGGACTGCAGCTGCCGGTCGTCCTCAAGGGCCTCGGCGCGTACGAGGGCATCGACGCCGCCTGGTACGCGTTCGCCCTCTTCCTGGTCGTGGTGGCGGCCCGGTTCGTCTGGATGTACCCGGCGGCCTTCCTGCCGCGGCTGTTGTCCCGGCGGATCCGCGAGCGGGAGGACAACCCCACCTGGCGGAGCCCGACGGTCACCGCCTGGGCCGCCATGCGGGGCGTGGTCTCGCTGGCCATCGCCTTCTCGATCCCGCTCACCGTGCACGGCGGCGCCCCCTTCCCGCAGCGCAACCTGATCCTGTTCCTGACCTTCACCACGGTCATCGGCACCCTCGTGGTGCAGGGCCTCACCCTGGCCCCGCTGATCCGCCTGATGAAGTTCCCGGCCCGGGACGCCCAGGCCGAGACCCTCGCCGAGGCGAACGCCCAGGCCCAGGCCTCCCGTGCGGCCGAGGCCCGCCTCGACGAACTCCTCGCGGACGACCGCAACGCCCTCCCGCCACCGCTCGCCGACGGCCTGCGCACGGTCCTGGAGCGCCGCCGCAACGCCGTCTGGGAGCGCCTCGGCCAGACCAACCCGGTCACCGGCGAGTCGGTCGACGACACCTACCGCCGGCTGTCCCGCGAGATGATCAGCGCCGAGCGCGCGGTCTTCGTCCGCCTCCGCGACCACCGCTACATCGACGACGAGATGCTGCGCACCCTGCTGCGCCGGCTGGACCTGGAGGAGGCGGCGGCGTACCGGGAGGCCGAGTGA
- a CDS encoding UBP-type zinc finger domain-containing protein: MKQCTHRDALPLPEPEPQNETCPECLAKGWHPVQLRICLTCGHVACCDSSPGRHATGHHETSGHPIMRTFEPGEDWRWCFVDHVLV; encoded by the coding sequence ATGAAACAGTGCACGCACCGCGACGCGCTGCCGCTCCCGGAACCCGAGCCGCAGAACGAGACCTGCCCGGAGTGTCTCGCCAAGGGCTGGCACCCGGTGCAGCTGCGGATCTGTCTGACCTGTGGCCACGTCGCCTGCTGCGACTCGTCGCCGGGAAGACACGCGACAGGCCACCACGAGACCTCCGGTCACCCGATAATGCGGACGTTCGAGCCCGGCGAGGACTGGCGCTGGTGCTTCGTCGACCACGTCCTCGTGTGA
- a CDS encoding anti-sigma regulatory factor: MSQIAGEPATQDFVEVRLPAAGAYLSVLRTATAGLAARLDFTLDEIEDLRIAVDEACAILLQQAVPGSVLSCVFRLVDDSLEVTVSAPTTDGHAPSRDTFAWTVLSALAGKVSSAVDEDKTVSISLYKQRGAGPGPA; the protein is encoded by the coding sequence GTGTCCCAGATCGCAGGCGAGCCCGCGACCCAGGACTTCGTGGAAGTCCGGCTGCCGGCTGCGGGTGCCTACCTGTCGGTGCTGCGCACGGCCACGGCCGGCCTCGCCGCCCGCTTGGACTTCACCCTGGACGAGATCGAGGATCTGCGCATCGCGGTCGACGAGGCCTGCGCGATCCTGCTCCAGCAGGCCGTTCCCGGCTCGGTGCTCAGCTGTGTCTTCCGCCTCGTCGACGACTCGCTGGAGGTCACGGTCTCCGCTCCGACCACGGACGGCCACGCCCCCTCGCGCGACACTTTCGCCTGGACCGTGCTCTCGGCCCTGGCGGGCAAGGTCTCGTCGGCCGTCGACGAGGACAAGACCGTGTCGATCAGCCTCTACAAACAGCGCGGCGCGGGACCCGGGCCGGCGTGA
- a CDS encoding RNA polymerase sigma factor SigF: MRNGDGPVRDEERGTRELPAGGEGPEAGSRRMADGIDGIPEQARPHPEDPSAPAGLEGAVQSAPPEGRNGVAAPHRAGAKARGRATGGTMSEHERYAEDQALAAEVVQATQHEPQNRAEPQDRSGARALFVELRGLKEGSAEYAELRNRLVRMHLPLVEHLARRFRNRGEPLDDLTQVATIGLIKSVDRFDPDRGVEFSTYATPTVVGEIKRHFRDKGWAVRVPRRLQELRLALTTATAELSQQHGRSPTVHELAEKLAISEEEVLEGLESANAYSTLSLDVPDTDDESPAVADTLGAEDEALEGVEYRESLKPLLEDLPPREKRILLLRFFGNMTQSQIAQEVGISQMHVSRLLARTLAQLREKLLVEE, encoded by the coding sequence GTGAGGAACGGGGACGGGCCGGTGCGGGACGAAGAGCGCGGCACACGGGAGCTGCCGGCCGGGGGCGAAGGCCCCGAGGCCGGCTCCCGCCGCATGGCTGACGGCATCGACGGCATCCCGGAACAGGCCAGGCCGCACCCGGAGGACCCCTCCGCGCCGGCCGGTCTGGAGGGTGCCGTGCAGAGCGCGCCCCCGGAAGGGCGGAACGGGGTCGCGGCCCCGCACCGAGCCGGGGCGAAGGCTCGCGGAAGGGCGACGGGCGGGACGATGAGCGAGCACGAGCGATACGCCGAGGACCAGGCGCTGGCCGCGGAGGTGGTGCAGGCGACCCAGCACGAGCCTCAGAACCGCGCCGAACCTCAGGACCGCAGCGGCGCCCGCGCCCTGTTCGTCGAGTTGCGCGGGCTGAAGGAGGGCAGCGCCGAGTACGCGGAGCTGCGCAATCGGCTGGTCCGCATGCATCTGCCGCTCGTGGAGCACCTCGCGCGCCGGTTCCGCAACCGCGGCGAGCCGCTCGACGACCTCACCCAGGTCGCCACCATCGGCCTGATCAAGTCGGTCGACCGGTTCGACCCGGACCGGGGCGTGGAGTTCTCGACGTACGCCACTCCGACCGTGGTCGGCGAGATCAAGCGCCACTTCCGCGACAAAGGCTGGGCCGTCCGCGTTCCGCGCCGTCTCCAGGAGCTGCGCCTCGCCCTCACCACCGCCACGGCGGAGCTGTCCCAGCAGCACGGCCGCTCCCCCACGGTGCACGAGCTGGCCGAGAAGCTCGCGATCTCGGAGGAGGAGGTCCTGGAGGGCCTGGAGTCGGCCAACGCCTACTCCACGCTGTCCCTGGACGTCCCCGACACCGACGACGAGTCGCCCGCGGTCGCCGACACCCTGGGCGCCGAGGACGAGGCCCTGGAGGGCGTCGAGTACCGCGAGTCCCTCAAGCCCCTCCTGGAGGATCTCCCGCCCCGCGAGAAGCGCATCCTTCTCCTGCGCTTCTTCGGCAACATGACCCAGTCCCAGATCGCCCAGGAGGTCGGCATCAGCCAGATGCACGTCTCCCGCCTGCTGGCGAGGACCCTGGCTCAGCTGCGGGAGAAGCTGCTGGTGGAGGAGTAG
- a CDS encoding diacylglycerol kinase family protein yields the protein MRALLVVNPAATTTSARRRDVLIHALASEVKLEAVTTEYRGHARDLARLAAESDDVDLVVALGGDGTVNEVVNGLLHNGPAPDRLPGLAVVPGGSTNVFARALGLPNDPVEATGDLLDALREKRQRFVGLGLTAGTPGTEDEAVPARWFTFNAGLGFDAGVVGRVEQQRELGKKSTHALYVRQVVRQFLGEQHRRHGTITLERAGADPVTDLVVAIVCNTSPWTYLGNRPMYTSPKASFDKGIDVLGLSRLSTAAAARYGTQLLTSSPEKGPHGKHAVSLHDLDQFTLHSKVPLPLQMDGDHLGLRTSVTFTGVRRALRVIV from the coding sequence ATGCGTGCACTCCTCGTGGTCAATCCGGCGGCAACCACCACAAGCGCACGTAGGCGTGACGTCCTCATCCACGCGCTCGCGAGCGAAGTGAAGCTGGAGGCGGTCACCACCGAGTACCGCGGCCACGCCCGTGACCTGGCGCGGCTCGCGGCGGAGAGCGACGACGTCGACCTCGTCGTGGCACTCGGCGGCGACGGCACGGTCAACGAGGTGGTCAACGGACTCCTCCACAACGGACCCGCCCCGGACCGGCTGCCCGGCCTCGCCGTGGTCCCCGGCGGCTCCACCAACGTCTTCGCCCGCGCCCTGGGCCTGCCCAACGACCCGGTCGAGGCCACCGGCGACCTGCTGGACGCGCTGCGCGAGAAACGCCAGCGCTTCGTCGGCCTCGGCCTGACCGCCGGCACGCCCGGCACCGAGGACGAGGCGGTCCCGGCCCGCTGGTTCACCTTCAACGCGGGACTCGGCTTCGACGCGGGCGTCGTCGGCCGGGTCGAGCAGCAGCGCGAACTCGGTAAGAAATCCACACACGCGCTGTACGTTCGTCAGGTCGTCAGGCAATTCCTCGGCGAGCAGCACCGCCGGCACGGAACGATCACACTGGAGCGGGCCGGCGCCGACCCGGTCACGGATCTTGTCGTGGCGATAGTCTGCAACACCTCGCCGTGGACGTATCTCGGCAATCGTCCGATGTACACGTCACCTAAAGCCTCGTTCGATAAGGGCATCGACGTACTCGGTCTCAGCCGGCTGTCGACGGCCGCGGCTGCCCGGTATGGCACGCAGTTGCTCACTTCGTCCCCCGAGAAGGGACCGCACGGCAAGCACGCCGTGTCCCTGCACGATCTGGACCAGTTCACCTTGCATTCGAAGGTGCCGCTCCCTCTCCAGATGGACGGCGACCACCTAGGACTGCGTACGAGCGTGACGTTCACAGGCGTACGCCGCGCACTGCGTGTGATTGTGTGA
- a CDS encoding WhiB family transcriptional regulator produces MDWRHNAVCREEDPELFFPIGNTGPALLQIEEAKAVCRRCPVMDQCLQWALESGQDSGVWGGLSEDERRAMKRRAARNRARQATA; encoded by the coding sequence ATGGACTGGCGTCACAACGCCGTTTGCCGCGAGGAAGACCCCGAGCTCTTCTTCCCCATCGGCAACACCGGTCCTGCGCTGCTGCAGATCGAGGAAGCCAAGGCCGTCTGCCGGCGCTGCCCCGTTATGGATCAGTGTCTGCAGTGGGCGCTCGAGTCCGGTCAGGACTCGGGCGTCTGGGGTGGTCTCAGCGAGGACGAGCGTCGCGCGATGAAGCGCCGTGCCGCCCGCAACCGGGCCCGTCAGGCCACCGCCTGA
- a CDS encoding sensor histidine kinase, whose amino-acid sequence MNELVRQHTALDDSDLEWLHLLVSEWQLLSDLSFADLVLWVPTRDGTRYVSVAQMRPNTGPTSYQDDMVGHLVPRGRRPMLDIALDEGRIVREGDPEWREEVPVRVESIPVRREGRVLGVIARNTNLLTVRTPSRLELTYLQSASDLAQMIAAGSFPFPNQQVDMDASPRVGDGLIRVDGDGIVQYASPNALSAYHRLGLAADLLGHHLGQTTAELAPSKGPVDEALAKLASGWAPREFEIESEDGVIQFRAIPLKPKGTRIGSLVLLRDVTELRRRERELITKDATIREIHHRVKNNLQTVAALLRLQARRIDSERGREALEEAVRRVGSIAIVHETLSQNLDERVEFDEIADRVLAMVAEISPGKVTGRRTGRFGILDAEVATPLSMVLTEVLQNALEHGFREGDTGTVEVSAVRGGTTKEARLLVTVQDDGVGLPEGFDPHRSGNLGLQIVRTLVEGELGGTFDMVPASGRGTRVILDVPVRPQK is encoded by the coding sequence ATGAACGAACTGGTCCGCCAGCACACCGCCCTCGACGACTCCGACCTCGAGTGGCTCCATCTGCTGGTCTCGGAGTGGCAGCTGCTCTCCGACCTCTCCTTCGCCGACCTGGTCCTGTGGGTCCCCACCCGGGACGGCACCCGGTACGTCTCGGTGGCGCAGATGCGCCCCAACACCGGCCCCACCTCCTACCAGGACGACATGGTCGGCCACCTGGTGCCGCGCGGCCGCCGGCCCATGCTGGACATCGCCCTGGACGAGGGCCGGATCGTCCGCGAGGGCGACCCGGAGTGGCGCGAAGAGGTCCCCGTACGGGTCGAGTCCATCCCGGTGCGGCGCGAGGGCCGGGTCCTCGGGGTCATCGCCCGCAACACCAACCTGCTGACCGTGCGCACCCCGAGCCGCCTGGAGCTCACCTACCTCCAGAGCGCTTCCGACCTGGCGCAGATGATCGCTGCCGGATCGTTTCCCTTCCCGAACCAGCAGGTCGACATGGACGCCTCGCCGCGCGTCGGCGACGGCCTGATCCGGGTGGACGGCGACGGCATCGTCCAGTACGCCTCCCCGAACGCCCTCTCCGCCTACCACCGCCTCGGCCTCGCCGCCGACCTGCTCGGCCACCACCTGGGCCAGACCACGGCCGAACTCGCCCCCTCCAAGGGGCCGGTGGACGAGGCGCTCGCCAAACTCGCCAGCGGCTGGGCACCGCGCGAGTTCGAGATCGAGTCCGAGGACGGCGTCATCCAGTTCCGGGCGATCCCGCTCAAGCCCAAGGGCACCCGCATCGGGTCCCTGGTGCTGCTCCGGGACGTCACCGAACTGCGACGCCGCGAGCGGGAGTTGATCACCAAGGACGCGACCATCCGGGAGATCCACCACCGGGTGAAGAACAACCTCCAGACGGTCGCCGCGCTGCTGCGCCTGCAGGCCCGCCGCATCGACTCGGAACGCGGCCGGGAGGCTCTGGAGGAGGCCGTGCGGCGGGTCGGCTCGATCGCCATCGTGCACGAGACTCTGTCCCAGAACCTGGACGAGCGCGTCGAGTTCGACGAGATCGCGGACCGGGTGCTCGCGATGGTCGCCGAGATCTCGCCCGGCAAGGTCACCGGCCGGCGCACCGGCCGCTTCGGGATACTCGACGCCGAGGTGGCCACGCCGCTGTCGATGGTGCTCACCGAAGTCCTGCAGAACGCCCTCGAACACGGCTTCCGCGAGGGGGACACCGGCACCGTCGAGGTCTCGGCGGTCCGCGGCGGCACCACCAAGGAGGCCCGGCTCCTCGTCACCGTCCAGGACGACGGCGTCGGCCTGCCCGAGGGCTTCGACCCGCACCGCTCCGGCAACCTCGGCCTGCAGATCGTACGGACGCTGGTGGAGGGCGAGTTGGGCGGCACGTTCGACATGGTGCCGGCGTCCGGGCGCGGGACCCGGGTGATCCTGGACGTGCCGGTGCGCCCGCAGAAGTGA
- the nagB gene encoding glucosamine-6-phosphate deaminase, whose product MEVVIVPDAAAGGELIAEAMAQLLRHKPAALLGVATGSTPLPIYQALTAKVRAGAVDASRARIAQLDEYVGLPADHPESYRSVLRREVLEPLGIGMDAFLGPDGTAEDVQAACEAYDAELAMAGGVDLQLLGIGTDGHIGFNEPCSSLASRTRIKTLTEQTRVDNARFFDGDITQVPHHVITQGIGTILEARHLVLLATGEGKADAIAATVEGPVAAVCPASALQLHRHATVVVDDAAASKLKLAEYFRYTFANKPEWQGI is encoded by the coding sequence GTGGAAGTTGTCATCGTTCCGGACGCCGCCGCGGGTGGCGAGCTGATCGCCGAGGCCATGGCTCAGCTGCTCAGGCACAAGCCGGCCGCGCTGCTCGGGGTGGCCACGGGCTCGACCCCGCTCCCCATCTACCAGGCGCTCACCGCGAAGGTCCGCGCCGGAGCGGTGGACGCCTCACGGGCACGCATAGCCCAGCTCGACGAGTACGTGGGACTGCCGGCCGACCACCCGGAGTCCTACCGGTCGGTGCTGCGGCGCGAGGTGCTGGAGCCGCTCGGGATCGGGATGGACGCGTTCCTCGGCCCCGACGGTACGGCCGAGGACGTGCAGGCCGCCTGCGAGGCGTACGACGCGGAGCTGGCGATGGCGGGCGGGGTGGACCTGCAACTGCTCGGGATCGGGACCGACGGGCACATCGGGTTCAACGAGCCCTGCTCGTCGCTGGCCTCGCGGACCCGGATCAAGACGCTGACCGAGCAGACGCGGGTCGACAACGCGCGGTTCTTCGACGGGGACATCACGCAGGTGCCGCACCACGTCATCACCCAGGGGATCGGGACGATCCTGGAGGCGCGGCACCTGGTGCTGCTGGCCACGGGTGAGGGCAAGGCCGACGCGATCGCGGCGACGGTGGAAGGGCCGGTCGCGGCGGTGTGCCCGGCGTCGGCCCTGCAGTTGCACCGGCACGCCACCGTGGTGGTCGACGACGCCGCCGCGTCGAAGCTGAAGCTCGCGGAGTACTTCCGGTACACCTTTGCCAACAAGCCGGAGTGGCAGGGGATTTGA
- a CDS encoding GNAT family N-acetyltransferase, protein MTVLGTDVWPPAPIRTERLVLREAEARDRAAVIEINASPEVGTYVGGPRPRAELERVVPEVPGRRPGFFVAELDGAAIGTVELNAQSPDSPAERLAAGDTHLGYLFLPEAWGHGYAGEACAAALDWFSGARPGEPVVLYTQTANVRSMRLAAKLGFTERERFEAYGAEQWFGVRSPNR, encoded by the coding sequence ATGACTGTGTTGGGAACCGATGTCTGGCCGCCCGCCCCGATCCGGACCGAGCGGCTCGTGCTCCGTGAGGCCGAGGCGCGGGACCGTGCGGCGGTCATCGAGATCAACGCCTCGCCGGAGGTGGGCACCTACGTCGGTGGGCCTCGGCCGCGTGCCGAGCTCGAACGCGTGGTCCCCGAGGTCCCCGGCCGGCGCCCCGGGTTCTTCGTGGCCGAGCTCGACGGAGCGGCGATCGGCACCGTCGAGCTCAACGCGCAGAGTCCCGACTCACCCGCCGAACGCCTGGCGGCCGGGGACACCCACCTCGGCTACCTGTTCCTGCCGGAGGCATGGGGGCACGGATACGCCGGCGAAGCGTGCGCGGCGGCGCTCGACTGGTTCTCCGGCGCGCGCCCCGGTGAGCCGGTGGTGCTCTACACCCAGACCGCCAACGTCCGCTCGATGCGCCTCGCGGCCAAGCTCGGCTTCACCGAGCGGGAGCGGTTCGAGGCGTACGGCGCCGAGCAGTGGTTCGGGGTGCGGTCACCCAACCGGTGA
- a CDS encoding glycoside hydrolase family 3 protein, translating to MTTFASGTDTLTRDALTVLQPGFTGTTAPDWLLRRLGEGLASVGVFGRNIISAEQLSALTAQLRAERDDVLVAIDEEGGDVTRLEVRTGSSFPGNHALGAVDDPELTRQVALELGRRLAACGVNFSWAPVADVNSNSANPVIGVRSFGADQDLVARHTAAYVTGLQAAGVAACTKHFPGHGDTAVDSHLAMPRIDVGAEVLHARELVPFRAAIAAGSRAVMSAHILVPALDPARPGTLSHRVLTELLRGELGYDGLIVTDGIEMQAIAGTYGIEHGTVLALAAGADAICVGGGLSDDETVRRLRDALVAAVRSGELPEERLADAAQRVRALATWTATTEVAQPDPALTDIGLRAARRALRVTRVDPYTPPAGPLFVASLTPETNIAVGTETPWGVSAELTRLVPGTETGSFAGEDAGHAAIVAAGDRRIVAVVRDEHRHPWMTAALDILLKARPDTVVVEMGVPQATPRGALYVATHGAARVCGVAAAEVIAGVTA from the coding sequence ATGACGACATTCGCCAGCGGTACGGACACACTCACGCGCGACGCGCTGACGGTCCTCCAGCCGGGCTTCACCGGCACCACCGCCCCCGACTGGCTGCTGCGCCGGCTCGGCGAGGGCCTCGCCTCGGTGGGCGTGTTCGGCCGCAACATCATCTCGGCCGAGCAGCTCTCGGCCCTCACCGCCCAGCTGCGCGCCGAGCGGGACGACGTCCTGGTGGCGATCGACGAGGAGGGCGGTGACGTCACCCGCCTGGAGGTGCGCACCGGCTCCTCCTTCCCCGGCAACCACGCCCTGGGCGCCGTCGACGACCCGGAGCTCACCCGGCAGGTCGCCCTCGAACTGGGCCGCCGCCTCGCCGCCTGCGGGGTCAACTTCAGCTGGGCCCCGGTCGCCGACGTGAACTCCAACTCCGCCAACCCGGTCATCGGCGTCCGCTCCTTCGGCGCCGACCAGGACCTGGTCGCCCGGCACACGGCGGCCTACGTCACCGGTCTCCAGGCGGCCGGGGTGGCGGCCTGCACCAAGCACTTCCCGGGCCACGGCGACACCGCCGTCGACTCCCACCTCGCCATGCCCCGCATCGACGTGGGCGCCGAGGTCCTGCACGCCCGCGAACTGGTGCCCTTCCGCGCCGCCATCGCCGCCGGCAGCCGCGCCGTGATGAGCGCGCACATCCTGGTCCCCGCCCTGGACCCGGCCCGGCCCGGCACGCTGTCCCACCGCGTCCTGACCGAGCTCCTGCGCGGCGAACTCGGCTACGACGGCCTGATCGTCACCGACGGCATCGAGATGCAGGCCATCGCCGGGACCTACGGCATCGAACACGGCACCGTCCTGGCCCTCGCCGCCGGCGCCGACGCGATCTGCGTGGGCGGCGGCCTCTCGGACGACGAGACGGTACGACGGCTGCGCGACGCCCTGGTCGCGGCGGTCCGCTCCGGGGAACTCCCGGAGGAACGCCTGGCCGACGCGGCGCAGCGGGTGCGGGCACTGGCGACCTGGACGGCCACGACGGAGGTGGCCCAGCCGGACCCGGCCCTCACGGACATCGGCCTCCGCGCAGCCCGCCGCGCGCTCCGTGTGACGCGCGTCGACCCCTACACGCCCCCGGCCGGGCCGCTCTTCGTCGCCTCCCTCACGCCCGAGACCAACATCGCCGTGGGCACGGAGACCCCGTGGGGCGTCTCCGCCGAACTGACCCGGCTGGTGCCCGGCACCGAGACCGGCAGCTTCGCCGGCGAGGACGCGGGACACGCGGCGATCGTGGCGGCGGGGGACCGCCGGATCGTCGCCGTGGTCCGGGACGAACACCGGCACCCCTGGATGACCGCGGCCCTGGACATCCTGCTCAAGGCCCGCCCCGACACCGTCGTGGTGGAGATGGGCGTACCGCAGGCCACGCCCCGGGGCGCCCTGTACGTCGCGACGCACGGCGCGGCCCGGGTCTGCGGAGTGGCGGCGGCCGAGGTCATCGCGGGCGTGACCGCGTAG
- a CDS encoding carbohydrate ABC transporter permease, translated as MSTVVTPARRRAKAGWNLLGLLVFVIAGFPVYWMLNTAFKPAKDAIDPDPSLLPTGITLSNFSRALDIADFWGPVGRSLIVSLSVVVIGMAVGLLAALAISRFAFRGRKIVIVGILAVQMIPLVAMIIPVFLLLNDLDQYDKLSGLIITYLTFILPFTVWTLRGFIVNIPKELEEAAMVDGCSRTGAFVRVVFPLLAPGLVATSVYGFIQAWNEYLYALMLLSQDHQTATVWLANFTTQHGTEYAPMMAGATMLAVPIVVLFLLVQRKMAAGLTAGAVKG; from the coding sequence ATGAGCACCGTCGTCACCCCCGCCCGCAGGAGGGCGAAGGCCGGCTGGAACCTCCTCGGCCTCCTCGTCTTCGTCATCGCGGGCTTCCCCGTCTACTGGATGCTGAACACGGCGTTCAAGCCGGCGAAGGACGCCATCGACCCGGACCCGAGCCTGCTGCCCACCGGCATCACCCTGTCCAACTTCAGCCGCGCACTGGACATCGCCGACTTCTGGGGCCCGGTCGGCCGCAGCCTGATCGTGTCCCTCTCCGTCGTGGTGATCGGCATGGCCGTCGGACTGCTGGCCGCCCTGGCCATCTCCCGATTCGCCTTCCGCGGCCGCAAGATCGTGATCGTCGGCATCCTCGCGGTCCAGATGATCCCGCTGGTCGCCATGATCATCCCGGTCTTCCTGCTCCTCAACGACCTGGACCAGTACGACAAGCTCAGCGGCCTGATCATCACCTACCTGACCTTCATCCTGCCGTTCACGGTGTGGACCCTGCGCGGTTTCATCGTCAACATCCCGAAGGAGCTGGAGGAGGCCGCCATGGTCGACGGCTGCTCCCGCACCGGCGCCTTCGTCCGGGTGGTCTTCCCGCTGCTCGCCCCCGGCCTGGTCGCCACCTCGGTCTACGGCTTCATCCAGGCCTGGAACGAGTACCTCTACGCCCTGATGCTGCTCAGCCAGGACCACCAGACGGCGACCGTCTGGCTGGCCAACTTCACCACGCAGCACGGCACCGAATACGCCCCGATGATGGCCGGCGCCACCATGCTCGCCGTGCCGATCGTCGTCCTGTTCCTCCTCGTCCAGCGCAAGATGGCCGCGGGTCTCACCGCGGGCGCCGTGAAGGGATAA